A genomic stretch from Xiphophorus maculatus strain JP 163 A chromosome 14, X_maculatus-5.0-male, whole genome shotgun sequence includes:
- the camta2 gene encoding calmodulin-binding transcription activator 2: MSNKEMVSTETAENKGQRKVFVPNKLLECLPRSACLPNERLRWNTNEEIASYLTSFDRHDEWLCCSLKTRPKNGSIILYNRKKVKYRKDGYCWKKRKDGKTTREDHMKLKVQGLECLYGCYVHSSIVPTFHRRCYWLLQNPDIVLVHYLNVPSPEDSGRCSPLLCTVSDRHDTLRWSRDDLLGQLKPMFHSIKCSMGSGEFSIEELVQHILDRQRTKPQPRTHACLCSTNQVSPGVNIPHRCNSTKHRIISPKLPPSSSGPAASPPSSEPGESGRGGGGESKMPQLQPQSPASSSSPSSTSGSSPPRTHKAAIAVRNQGNGFYHNRHSNLAAVALPQNAVIVMATAATLPGGREGGGAPPEEAGSRRSFGSLLLSPPLPPPPGKPPSPSPPSPTAPAPIQTTLSLTLLPSPVIGGLLLTPSSSHQSPTPPAASPPSPHSFPPPPPLPPAFDPDSFLNSPKQGETYGGPPPMCSPSIRTSSPLPHPSLSLSLSPTTSTPASSCRAPPPSLALSLSPTSSVAPPVLPLCLELGALGECDGVKEESRSEEEELEETDDDDDEGRAPPTKLVLLQTSHAPSSPSPRQHPDSGSAPLLLVCHDGSGEPSRPTNQIPAPPEGQQPLVLPSSNRLPGPEAPPPAESFHQPVELPAAVAMETASLATAQVKEERRRRYDSEDACMDSQEEAEPEELDISFDSQFPDLISDLITEEPGPAAAPPAPAAFPTGVRYVVPPQPSPSSSFLPFPQPLPAAARLAAITDFSPEWSYPEGGVKVLITGPWSEPSGRYSCVFDQSAVPASLIQTGVLRCYCPAHEAGLVCLQVLESGGSVSSSVLFEYRARNASSLPSSQLDWLSLDDNQFRMSILERLEQMERRMAEMAARDGHHHHHHHQQQQSGNQLATPPPLPDDQQQCSQWFERRIVGVCERMMRGACWGGRGESLHHPAGHRGMTLLHLAAAQGYTHLIHTLIHWRAMSSDSLDLEQEVDPLNVDHFSCTPLMWACALGHQRAAELLYSWNGLALGIPDSLGRLPLAVARSRGHTRLATTLEELHTQRAQAATRDRPPPSPLSTSLDTGLSSSSSLPSPSDPSSPSPSSAYSSGPAPMDTSPSSPSSLSSSSLPVSPPSPSFTQSTVPSEEPNRTVSTGNPGLTASGSRDLMDYNNAPPTDTPPQSAGRRALLEEQLLRYGENAENEGEEEEYLEDEVLQQVDMATLAEQIIEATPERIKQEDFPLGAESPLRERRDNPAIQDTWLATYLETVDSQSPPRRVCPPSPLSALALQRLRPPSSAAWAEFLNASANGKMERDFALLTLTDGEQRELYEAARIIQNAFRRYKGRRLKEQQDMAAAVIQRCYRKYKQLTWIALKYALYKKMTQAAILIQSKFRSYYEQKRFQQSRRAAVLIQQYYRSYKEYERLKQAPRGGAALNPKSRGSFLTKKQDQAARKIMRFLRRCRHRIKELKQSRELERRGLTT; this comes from the exons ATGAGCAACAAGGAGATGGTTTCCACGGAGACAG CAGAGAATAAAGGCCAGAGGAAGGTGTTTGTTCCCAACAAGCTGCTGGAGTGTCTGCCCCGCTCGGCCTGCCTGCCTAACGAGCGTCTGAGGTGGAACACTAACGAG GAGATCGCCTCCTACCTGACATCCTTCGACAGACACGACGAGTGGCTCTGCTGCTCCCTGAAGACCAG GCCGAAGAACGGCAGCATCATCCTCTACAACAGGAAGAAGGTGAAGTACAGGAAGGATGGCTACTGCTGGAAGAAAAGGAAGGATGGGAAGACGACAAGAGAGGACCACATGAAGCTGAAGGTCCAGGGCTTGGAG TGCCTCTACGGCTGCTACGTCCATTCCTCCATCGTGCCAACATTCCACAGACGATGCtactggctgctgcag AACCCAGACATCGTGCTGGTCCACTACCTGAACGTGCCGTCGCCAGAGGATTCTGGGAGATGCAGTCCTTTGCTGTGCACGGTGTCGGACCGCCACGACACCCTGAGGTGGAGCCGGGACGACCTTCTGGGCCAGCTGAAGCCCATGT TCCACAGCATCAAGTGCTCCATGGGTTCTGGGGAATTCAGCATCGAAGAACTGGTGCAGCACATCCTGGACCGGCAGAGAACCAAACCACAGCCCCGTACACACGCCTGCCTCTGCAGCACCAACCAAG TGTCACCAGGAGTGAACATTCCCCACCGCTGCAACAGCACCAAGCATCGGATCATCTCCCCCAAGCTGCCGCCGTCCTCCTCTGGACCCGCCGCCTCCCCTCCGTCCTCAGAACCAGGAGAGtcagggagaggaggaggaggagagagcaAGATGCCTCAGCTGCAGCCTCAGAGCCCTGCGTCTTCCTCCAGCCCTTCATCCAC TTCAGGCTCATCGCCGCCCCGAACGCACAAGGCCGCCATCGCTGTTCGTAACCAAGGCAACGGTTTCTACCACAACCGCCACAGCAACTTGGCCGCCGTGGCGCTGCCTCAGAACGCGGTCATCGTCATGGCGACAGCCGCTACCCTACCAGGGGGGAGGGAGGGCGGGGGCGCTCCGCCAGAGGAGGCGGGGTCGAGGAGGAGCTTCGGGTCGCTGCTGCTCTCCCCCCCCCTTCCTCCCCCTCCTGGTAaacccccctctccctccccgcCCTCCCCCACTGCCCCCGCCCCCATCCAGACCACCCTCTCCCTCACCCTCCTGCCCTCCCCAGTCATCGGGGGGCTCCTCCtcaccccctcctcctcccaccAGTCTCCCACCCCCCCTGCCGCCTCCCCTCCGTCTCCCCATTCCTTCCCGCCTCCCCCACCCCTCCCCCCGGCCTTTGACCCCGACTCCTTCCTGAACTCCCCCAAACAGGGTGAGACCTATGGGGGCCCCCCCCCCATGTGCTCCCCCTCCATCCGGACCTCCTCCCCCCTCCCTCACccgtccctctctctctccctgtccCCCACCACCTCCACCCCGGCCTCCTCG TGTCGGGCCCCCCCCCCCTCGCTtgccctctccctctctcccacCTCCTCCGTGGCGCCGCCCGTCCTGCCGCTCTGCCTGGAGCTGGGCGCGCTGGGGGAGTGTGACGGGGTGAAGGAGGAGTCCCgctctgaggaagaggagctggaagaaactgatgatgatgatgatgaaggcaGAGCCCCGCCCACCAAGCTGGTCCTGCTTCAG ACAAGCCACGCCCCCTCCAGCCCGTCTCCTAGGCAACACCCAGACAGCGGCTCCGCCCCCCTCCTGCTGGTCTGCCATGACGGGTCAGGCGAACCGTCCCGGCCCACCAATCAGATTCCGGCACCGCCTGAAGGGCAGCAGCCATTGGTCCTGCCGTCGTCCAATCGGCTGCCCGGAcctgaagctccgccccctgcTGAGAGTTTCCATCAGCCCGTGGAGCTGCCGGcagctgttgccatggagacggcCTCCCTAGCAACGGCCCAGGtgaaggaggagaggaggcggcgcTACGACTCCGAGGACGCCTGCATGGACAGCCAGGAGGAGGCGGAGCCTGAGGAGCTGGACATCTCCTTCGACAGCCAGTTCCCCGACCTGATCTCTGACCTCATCACCGAGGAGCCGGGCCCCGCCGCAGCCCCCCCAGCTCCGGCTGCGTTCCCCACCGGCGTCCGCTACGTGGTTCCGCCGCAGCCGTCGCCGTCCTCCTCCTTCCTGCCGTTCCCCCAGCCGCTGCCCGCCGCTGCCCGCCTGGCCGCCATCACAGACTTCTCCCCAGAGTGGTCCTACCCAGAG GGCGGAGTGAAGGTTCTGATCACCGGGCCGTGGAGCGAGCCGTCGGGTCGGTACTCCTGCGTGTTCGATCAGAGCGCCGTCCCCGCTTCCCTCATCCAGACCGGGGTTCTGCGCTGCTACTGCCCAG CCCATGAGGCCGGCCTGGTGTGTCTGCAGGTTCTGGAGTCCGGCGGGTCGGTGTCGTCGTCGGTTCTGTTCGAGTACAGAGCGAGGAACGCCAGCTCTCTGCCCAGCTCCCAGCTGGACTGGCTCTCATTGGACG ACAACCAGTTCAGGATGTCCATCCTGGAGCGGCTGGAGCAGATGGAGCGCCGGATGGCGGAGATGGCGGCTCGGGAtggccatcatcatcatcatcatcatcagcagcagcagagtgggAACcagctggccacgccccctcctCTACCTGACGACCAGCAGCAG tgttcccagtggtTTGAGAGGAGGATCGTTGGTGTGTGTGAGCGGATGATGAGAGGAGCGTGttggggaggaagaggagagagtcTTCATCACCCAGCAGGTCACCGTGGCATGACGCTGCTGCACCTGGCGGCTGCCCAGGGCTACACCCACCTGATCCACACCCTGATCCACTGGAG GGCGATGAGCAGCGACAGTCTGGACctggaacaggaagtggaccCCTTGAACGTCGACCACTTCTCCTGCACGCCGCTG ATGTGGGCGTGCGCTCTgggccaccagagggcagcagagctACTGTACAGCTGGAACGGCCTGGCGCTGGGGATCCCCGACTCGCTGGGCCGCCTGCCGCTCGCCGTGGCGCGCTCCCGCGGCCACACCCGCCTCGCCACCacgctggaggagctgcacacGCAGCGCGCTCAGGCGGCCACCAGGGACCGCCCGCCGCCATCCCCTCTGTCCACCAGCCTGGACACAG GtctcagctcctccagcagTCTCCCCTCACCCAGCGACCCGTCCTCGCCGTCCCCCAGCTCCGCCTACTCCAGTGGCCCCGCCCCCATGGACACCTCCCCCTCGTCTCCATCatcgctctcctcttcctcgctgCCCGTCTCTCCTCCGTCTCCGTCCTTCACACAGTCCACCGTTCCCTCGGAGGAGCCTAACCGGACCGTCAGCACAGGTAACCCAG GTTTAACCGCCAGCGGCTCCAGAGACCTGATGGACTACAACAACGCCCCGCCCACAGACACGCCCCCTCAGAGCGCGGGGCGGCGGGCGctgctggaggagcagctgctgcgctacggCGAGAACGCCGAGAAcgaaggagaggaggaggagtacCTGGAGGACGAGGTGCTGCAG CAGGTGGACATGGCGACGCTGGCGGAGCAGATCATCGAGGCGACGCCGGAGCGAATCAAACAGGAGGATTTCCCCCTGGGGGCGGAGTCTCCGCTCAGAGAGAGGCGGGACAACCCGGCCATCCAGGACACCTGGTTGGCCACTTACCTGGAGACGGTGGACAGCCAGTCCCCGCCCAG GCGGGTCTGCCCCCCCTCGCCGCTCAGCGCTCTGGCTCTCCAGAGGCTCCGCCCCCCATCGTCCGCGGCGTGGGCGGAGTTCCTGAACGCATCGGCCAATGGGAAGATGGAGAGAGACTTCGCTCTGCTGACGCTGACAGACGGCGAGCAGAGGGAGCTGTACGAGGCCGCCCGCATCATCCAGAACGCCTTCCGCCGATACAAG ggtcGAAGGTTAAAGGAGCAGCAGGACATGGCGGCCGCCGTCATCCAGAGGTGCTACAGGAAGTACAAACAG
- the LOC106700276 gene encoding stress-associated endoplasmic reticulum protein 1-like, protein MSAVQRMKVANERHSKTITQRGHVQKTSRPVNEDKSPVGPWLLALFVFVVCGSAIFQIIQSIRQGM, encoded by the exons ATGTCTGCAGTTCAGCGGATGAAGGTGGCCAACGAGCGGCACAGCAAGACGATCACACAGCGGGGACACGTCCAGAAAACCTCG AGGCCGGTGAACGAGGACAAGTCTCCGGTGGGTCCCTGGCTGCTGGCGCTCTTCGTCTTCGTGGTTTGTGGATCAG CCATCTTCCAGATCATCCAGAGCATCCGACAGGGCAtgtga